One part of the Entelurus aequoreus isolate RoL-2023_Sb linkage group LG05, RoL_Eaeq_v1.1, whole genome shotgun sequence genome encodes these proteins:
- the fdxacb1 gene encoding ferredoxin-fold anticodon-binding domain-containing protein 1 produces MSRSMSVLLVGEGNFSFSAALCSLQGSSQMVTATCLQPQEETLRQEGASDNVQTIKDSGGRVLFEVDSTRLGENVSLQGHIFDRVVFNFPHCGRKSGVKKNRQLLKDFFLSCVQLLAEDGEIHISLCNGQGGTPADQLRRERHNSWQVVAMAAEAHIILSDVRPFQGEEYQSYKCTGYRSQDKGFHLENALLHVFTRSVPFSCPQVCKVEEVIEGQKVQYNIPAELSDFISRGFLSADSVHPVKLVQDFLLGSLQEKWAVSMETQTPPFLITAKQLHTCCPDIKNTLCYWIHACQEDLDCEACSSTGKDEGQECFDKRRNCANSECRTRKGLHGKRSLCCSDCEGETARYVLRPSLGPQMEGRLTEKEEWNPGETKVEDNQSLNGVKSLLFGISGVVFHNVPVSLWSQPAFHELLLTGVLPKKCEPAKVLEQTLERLLDPYGVSMVIEQGGMHLMAQPMGLIGKVCTSDTSSHLCVTVSLNLDHLAVLIFSFPDWRLLWSHDPRFLKQFELRPSPGSPFTPFSLYPELFSFDISLWTGTMWDEKKFHALVREATCGAVEHVKLIDRFSHPDLSQTSCCYRLIYRSHTHALSHTQALQFHKRLESILSSRLDVTIR; encoded by the exons ATGTCTCGTTCAATGTCAGTATTGCTAGTGGGAGAAGGGAACTTCTCCTTTTCTGCTGCTTTATGCAGTTTGCAAGGTTCATCGCAGATGGTCACGGCGACTTGTCTGCAGCCGCAGGAGGAGACATTGCGGCAGGAGGGTGCATCTGATAACGTTCAGACCATCAAGGACTCCG GAGGAAGGGTGCTGTTCGAGGTGGACAGCACAAGGCTGGGGGAAAACGTGTCCTTGCAGGGTCATATCTTTGACCGTGTTGTATTTAACTTCCCACACTGCGGGAGGAAGAGCGGTGTTAAAAAGAACCGCCAACTTCTTAAAGACTTCTTCCTCAG CTGCGTTCAGTTGCTGGCTGAAGACGGGGAGATCCATATTTCCCTGTGTAACGGACAAGGTGGCACGCCGGCCGACCAGCTGAGGCGAGAGCGGCACAACAGCTGGCAGGTGGTTGCCATGGCAGCAGAGGCGCACATTATCCTTAGTGATGTCCGCCCTTTCCAGGGTGAGGAATACCAGAGCTACAAGTGCACCGGATACAG gagcCAGGATAAAGGCTTTCATCTGGAGAATGCTTTGCTCCATGTGTTCACTCGCAGCGTCCCCTTCAGCTGCCCTCAAGTGTGTAAAGTGGAGGAAGTTATTGAAGGACAGAAGGTCCAGTACAACATTCCAGCTGAGCTCAGTGATTTCATTTCCAG GGGGTTCCTCTCAGCAGATTCTGTCCATCCTGTCAAACTGGTGCAGGACTTTCTACTGGGAAGCTTACAAGAAAAGTGggctgtctccatggagacacagACCCCTCCTTTCCTCATCACGGCTAAACAGCTGCACACATGCTGCCCTGATATTAAAAACACACTCTGCTACTGGATTCATGCCTGTCAGGAAGACCTGGACTGTGAGGCTTGCAGCTCCACAGGTAAAGATGAGGGTCAGGAGTGTTTTGACAAAAGGAGGAATTGTGCTAACTCAGAGTGCAGGACTAGGAAGGGATTACATGGGAAGAGGTCACTGTGCTGTTCTGACTGTGAGGGGGAGACTGCTCGTTATGTGCTGCGTCCTTCACTGGGCCCCCAGATGGAGGGGCGTCTAACTGAAAAAGAAGAGTGGAATCCTGGAGAAACAAAAGTGGAAGATAACCAGAGCTTAAATGGTGTGAAAAGCTTACTGTTTGGCATCAGTGGTGTGGTGTTCCACAATGTTCCCGTCAGCCTCTGGTCTCAGCCTGCCTTTCACGAGCTCCTCCTCACTGGCGTATTGCCAAAAAAGTGTGAGCCAGCAAAAGTTCTCGAGCAAACTTTGGAGAGGCTGCTAGATCCCTATGGCGTCTCCATGGTTATCGAGCAGGGAGGCATGCATCTGATGGCACAACCGATGGGGTTGATTGGTAAAGTGTGCACAAGTGACACAAGTAGCCACCTTTGCGTGACTGTATCTTTGAACTTGGACCACCTTGCCGTGCTCATATTCTCATTCCCAGACTGGCGACTGCTGTGGTCACATGACCCACGTTTCTTGAAGCAATTTGAACTCCGGCCCTCGCCTGGGTCACCTTTCACCCCTTTCTCCCTCTACCCCGAGCTCTTCAGCTTCGATATCAGCCTCTGGACCGGGACGATGTGGGACGAGAAGAAGTTCCACGCCTTGGTCCGAGAGGCCACCTGCGGGGCGGTGGAACATGTTAAACTCATTGACAGATTCTCGCATCCGGACCTGAGCCAGACCAGCTGCTGCTACAGACTCATCTACcgctcacacacacatgcactgtcTCACACACAAGCCCTCCAGTTTCACAAACGCTTGGAGTCGATACTTTCATCACGCTTGGATGTCACGATCAGGTAG
- the si:dkey-71l1.1 gene encoding mitochondrial import receptor subunit TOM40B isoform X2, with protein sequence MGSVLALSSGAGHQNWPFSTDHPPSRWDAHPAHWYSPPHWERRDGRLPNPGSFHSLHRSCKDVFPQQIEGVKMIVNKTLSSFFKVSHTLHLSAVSPSYYRFHVEHLQSDDYSKDKDAPALIGEMDSSGSLNAHALLHLTERVRARTVFQTQQSQFVTWQFETEYRGSDFTAAVTVANPDVLRESVILVAHFLQSVSSGLVLGGELVYHRGRAEEGGILTLAGQYSRPNWVATLNAGKGGAHASYYHRANKQTRPAQTLGGETSTQAALSGLSRTAST encoded by the exons ATGGGCAGTGTTCTGGCTTTGTCTTCGGGTGCGGGTCACCAGAACTGGCCTTTTTCCACAGACCACCCTCCTTCTCGCTGGGATGCACATCCTGCTCACTGGTACAGCCCGCCACACTGGGAGAGGAGAGATGGACGCCTACCTAACCCAGGCAGCTTTCACTCCCTACACAGGAGTTGCAAAG ATGTGTTTCCTCAACAGATTGAGGGAGTCAAGATGATTGTCAACAAAACTCTGAGCAGCTTCTTCAAG GTCAGTCATACTCTCCACCTCAGTGCCGTCAGTCCTTCGTACTATCGATTCCACGTGGAACACCTGCAGTCTGACGATTACAGCAAggacaag GATGCACCTGCATTAATCGGTGAGATGGATTCCTCAGGAAGTCTGAACGCGCACGCTCTGCTGCATCTCACTGAGCGTGTGCGAGCCAGAACTGTGTTCCAG ACCCAGCAATCCCAGTTTGTAACGTGGCAGTTTGAAACGGAGTACAGAGGAAGTGATTTCACTGCCGCCGTCACGGTGGCTAACCCGGATGTGCTAAGAGAATCAG TTATCCTTGTGGCTCACTTCCTCCAGAGTGTGTCGTCTGGTCTGGTGTTAGGAGGGGAGCTTGTTTACCACAGAGGCAGAGCAGAAGAGGGCGGAATCCTCACGCTGGCTGGACAATATTCAA GACCTAACTGGGTGGCGACTCTAAATGCTGGGAAAGGAGGAGCCCATGCTAGCTACTATCACAGAGCCAACAAACAG actcgaccggctcaaacacttggcggggaaacaagcactcaagcagcactcagtgGACTCAGTAGGACTGCCTCTACGTAA